A DNA window from Thermogemmatispora onikobensis contains the following coding sequences:
- a CDS encoding serine/threonine-protein kinase — protein sequence MSTSFAQERFCDHCGAANPADAARCWHCQGALPAPLATVGALLLGRYHLIRELGQGGMGTVFLAEDRRLGARAVAVKCLYKHRLNTQERAEAERAFQQEAELLARLHHPSLPAIHDYWSEPEASYLVMDYIEGETLEVIQQRAGQRPLPLVQVLGWGQQLCEVLAYLHEQQPPIIFRDLKPANVMLRRSDGRLLLIDFGIARHFKPGQAHDTVAFGSPGFAAPEQYGKEQTTPRSDLYSLGAVLHYLLSGRDPSEQPFRFAPLRQLNPEVPEGLARLIAELVALEPKHRPSSAREVLEQLKQQAGIGKGSGRSTRVGGWPAQGQGAAAAVQPKQGLAPTVPAGPLVSAAGQAQAGGQGAAAVQLKQGLAPTVPAGPLVSAAGQAQAGRQRQLQQPALISPPAVPVQKPQLSRRSLLALGLGGGMLALVSGGVFFLLAQSRIPRLALQEGQGTGQVSLLLTCRGHRGPVTALAWSPDHTVLASASSDQTVRLWDANTGASLRVYTGHQSEVRALSWSPGGVYIASGSADGMIHIWDADTGQLRRSYQGHNAAVNALAWSPQPDDTRLASAGDDGSVSIWDGSSGQLREKLPGSGGSIRALAWSPDGERLASAGDAGLVEIRETVGWSALSSYQGHSGPVWSLAWSPDGNLVASGSADTTVQIWNLSTGERLLTYRGHSDTVTGLAWSPFQREIASCSYDGTVQVWDSTSGRLWGTGKSAAFQVLVWWPSYTLLATGDKDANVRIWQTA from the coding sequence ATGAGTACATCCTTTGCACAAGAACGCTTCTGCGACCACTGTGGGGCCGCCAACCCGGCAGATGCCGCCCGCTGCTGGCATTGTCAGGGGGCGCTGCCGGCCCCCCTGGCCACAGTGGGCGCCCTGCTCCTGGGGCGCTACCATCTGATCCGCGAGCTGGGCCAGGGGGGCATGGGCACCGTCTTTCTGGCCGAAGACCGGCGCCTTGGTGCCCGTGCCGTCGCCGTCAAATGCCTCTACAAACATCGCCTCAACACACAAGAGCGAGCCGAAGCCGAGCGCGCCTTTCAACAGGAGGCTGAACTACTGGCGCGCCTGCACCATCCGAGCCTGCCGGCCATCCACGACTACTGGAGCGAGCCAGAGGCCAGCTATCTGGTGATGGACTATATCGAGGGCGAGACCCTGGAAGTCATCCAACAGAGAGCCGGTCAGAGGCCCCTGCCCCTGGTACAAGTCTTAGGCTGGGGGCAGCAGCTCTGCGAGGTGCTGGCCTATCTGCACGAGCAGCAGCCGCCGATTATTTTCCGCGACCTCAAGCCGGCCAATGTCATGCTGCGCCGTAGCGACGGGCGGCTCCTGCTGATTGACTTTGGGATTGCGCGGCACTTCAAACCAGGCCAGGCCCACGACACCGTTGCCTTTGGCTCTCCTGGCTTTGCGGCGCCGGAGCAGTATGGCAAAGAGCAGACCACGCCGCGCAGCGACCTCTACAGTCTTGGGGCGGTGCTGCACTACCTGCTGAGCGGGCGTGATCCGAGCGAGCAGCCGTTTCGCTTTGCCCCCTTGCGGCAGCTCAATCCAGAAGTGCCCGAGGGGCTGGCCCGGCTCATTGCCGAGCTGGTGGCCCTGGAACCGAAACACCGCCCATCCTCGGCGCGTGAGGTGCTGGAGCAGCTGAAGCAGCAGGCTGGGATTGGCAAAGGGAGCGGCAGGAGCACGCGAGTGGGGGGCTGGCCAGCACAGGGGCAAGGTGCAGCAGCAGCAGTGCAGCCGAAGCAGGGACTGGCGCCGACGGTGCCGGCGGGGCCCTTGGTCTCAGCAGCCGGCCAGGCTCAGGCTGGGGGGCAAGGTGCAGCAGCAGTGCAGCTGAAGCAGGGACTGGCGCCGACGGTGCCGGCGGGACCCTTGGTCTCAGCAGCCGGCCAGGCTCAAGCGGGAAGGCAGCGCCAGTTGCAGCAGCCTGCGCTGATCTCCCCGCCGGCGGTGCCAGTTCAAAAACCGCAGCTATCTCGGCGCTCCTTGCTCGCACTGGGCCTCGGGGGAGGAATGTTGGCCCTGGTCTCTGGCGGTGTCTTTTTCCTCTTAGCGCAATCGCGCATTCCCAGGCTGGCCCTCCAGGAAGGGCAGGGAACAGGGCAAGTGAGCCTCCTGCTAACCTGCCGGGGACATCGCGGCCCGGTGACTGCGCTCGCCTGGTCGCCGGATCACACTGTGCTCGCCTCCGCTTCGAGCGATCAGACGGTCCGCCTCTGGGATGCCAACACTGGGGCAAGCCTGCGGGTCTACACTGGCCATCAGAGCGAAGTTCGGGCGCTCTCCTGGTCGCCCGGAGGCGTCTACATTGCCTCTGGTTCCGCTGATGGAATGATCCACATCTGGGATGCTGACACAGGGCAGCTCCGGCGAAGCTACCAGGGGCACAACGCTGCCGTCAATGCCCTGGCCTGGTCTCCACAGCCGGATGATACACGGCTGGCCTCAGCGGGCGACGATGGCAGCGTCTCCATCTGGGATGGCTCCAGCGGGCAGCTTCGTGAGAAGCTGCCCGGCAGCGGCGGGAGCATCCGCGCCCTGGCCTGGTCGCCTGATGGCGAGCGGCTTGCCTCAGCCGGAGACGCTGGCCTGGTCGAGATCCGAGAAACGGTCGGCTGGTCTGCCCTAAGCTCCTACCAGGGCCATAGCGGCCCGGTCTGGAGTCTGGCCTGGTCGCCTGATGGCAACCTGGTCGCCTCCGGCTCGGCTGATACCACCGTCCAGATCTGGAACCTCAGCACCGGCGAACGGCTGCTGACCTACAGGGGCCACAGCGATACCGTCACCGGCCTGGCCTGGTCGCCCTTTCAGCGCGAGATCGCCTCGTGCTCCTATGACGGCACTGTCCAGGTCTGGGACAGCACGAGCGGGCGGCTCTGGGGAACTGGCAAAAGTGCTGCTTTCCAGGTGCTCGTCTGGTGGCCATCCTATACCCTGCTCGCCACCGGAGACAAGGACGCCAACGTACGGATCTGGCAAACTGCCTGA
- a CDS encoding extracellular catalytic domain type 1 short-chain-length polyhydroxyalkanoate depolymerase, translating to MRNFVRLVLACALLLVSGMLFFERAHASSGTFTQYTYNGPAGSRPYYVYTPANYRVGTAVPLIVMLHGCTQTPQDFANGTQMNALADQDQFIVVYPQQTSSYNSLSCWNWFLPADQSRGSGEPAIIAGIVQTVEQNTSQWTIDRNRVYVAGFSAGAAMAVIMGATYPDIFAAIASASGLEYQAATSQTAATTAMMQGGPNPQQQGQAAYQAMGSAARVVPTIVFQGQSDYTVYPVNGDQVVQQWMTTDHLASNGSYNASFSSPSSSISGQVSGGRSYTVQSWNDNQGNEIEEYWKINGMGHDWSGGGSSGSYTDPQGPSATNAIYSFFIKHPLHGGSGSGGTATPTSTPSPTSSPSPTPGASSCQIHYGIVSQWSGGFQASLTITNTGSSAINGWTLRFSFANGQMITVSWNGNFSQAGSAVTVTNVAVNAVIPANSSLSVPPGFQATWSGSNPPPTAFTLNGMNCAVV from the coding sequence ATGCGAAACTTTGTTCGCCTTGTACTCGCTTGCGCGCTGCTCCTCGTCAGTGGGATGCTCTTTTTTGAGCGGGCGCACGCCAGCAGCGGCACCTTCACCCAGTACACCTATAACGGGCCAGCCGGCAGCCGTCCCTACTATGTCTATACGCCGGCCAATTACCGGGTTGGCACGGCGGTCCCCCTGATCGTCATGCTCCACGGTTGCACCCAGACGCCGCAGGACTTCGCTAACGGCACTCAGATGAACGCCCTGGCCGATCAGGATCAGTTCATCGTGGTCTATCCGCAGCAGACGAGTAGCTATAATTCGCTTTCCTGCTGGAATTGGTTCCTGCCCGCCGATCAGTCGCGCGGCAGCGGCGAGCCGGCCATCATTGCTGGTATCGTCCAGACTGTCGAGCAAAATACCTCGCAGTGGACGATCGACCGCAATCGCGTCTATGTGGCTGGTTTCTCAGCAGGGGCGGCAATGGCGGTGATTATGGGAGCGACCTACCCGGATATCTTTGCGGCCATCGCTTCGGCTTCGGGCCTGGAATATCAGGCGGCGACCTCGCAGACGGCGGCCACAACGGCGATGATGCAAGGTGGACCGAATCCGCAGCAGCAGGGGCAGGCCGCTTATCAAGCGATGGGCAGCGCTGCCCGCGTGGTGCCGACGATCGTCTTCCAGGGCCAGAGCGACTATACGGTCTATCCGGTCAACGGCGACCAGGTGGTCCAACAGTGGATGACGACCGATCATCTGGCCTCGAACGGCAGCTACAACGCCAGCTTCAGCAGTCCGAGCAGTAGTATAAGTGGCCAGGTGTCGGGTGGGCGCAGCTATACGGTGCAGTCCTGGAACGATAATCAGGGGAACGAGATTGAGGAGTATTGGAAAATCAACGGCATGGGTCATGACTGGTCCGGCGGCGGCAGCAGCGGCTCCTACACTGACCCGCAGGGTCCCAGCGCCACTAACGCCATCTATAGCTTTTTCATAAAGCATCCGCTGCATGGCGGCAGCGGCTCGGGCGGGACGGCTACGCCCACGAGTACGCCGTCGCCCACGTCATCCCCCAGCCCGACGCCGGGGGCTAGCTCCTGCCAGATCCATTACGGAATCGTCAGCCAGTGGAGTGGCGGCTTCCAGGCCAGCCTGACGATCACCAATACCGGTAGCAGCGCGATCAACGGCTGGACGCTGCGCTTCTCCTTCGCCAATGGCCAGATGATCACGGTGAGCTGGAACGGAAATTTCTCGCAGGCGGGCAGCGCTGTGACGGTGACGAATGTGGCCGTCAATGCGGTGATTCCGGCCAATAGTAGCTTGAGTGTGCCGCCGGGCTTCCAGGCCACCTGGAGTGGGAGCAATCCGCCGCCCACGGCTTTCACGCTCAATGGTATGAACTGCGCCGTGGTGTAG